One window of the Octopus sinensis linkage group LG3, ASM634580v1, whole genome shotgun sequence genome contains the following:
- the LOC115209369 gene encoding gastrula zinc finger protein XlCGF57.1-like — MKTNINIDVFQCGICQKYFSDSNSLKVHMEVHPVKKLYFCDVCGISCVEEYLLNNHMKIHTGERPYICDICGKDFVKKSQLKKHSEIHSSDSLFHCDICGKNFVHASSLKKHIRVHTGEKPFQCNECGKEFVQNCHLKQHQRLHTGEKPFHCEFCGKDFVRGSDFKIHTRRHTGEKPFICNICGKDFVDGSSLRSHIRIHTGERPYHCEICGKDFVISSSLKKHIKTHTGEKFHYCKICRKKFVQAYSLKIHMKVHTGESAFKCEVCGKDFQESYDLKMHMKIHTGEKTFHCDTCAKDFLHEFSFKSHMKKHEGEKPVESEMRVSDFYQMSNLANHMSKYTKTKIFHCEICRDDFMEESSLAKHIKIHTDEKPFQCNLCGNDCVEASILKIHIQGHLEDKPLICKTCGDEFLFECDLEKHVEMHV; from the coding sequence ATGAAGACGAATATCAACATTGATGTTTTCCAGTGTGGAATATGCCAAAAATACTTTTCCGACAGCAATAGCTTAAAGGTTCACATGGAAGTGCACCCGGTCAAGAAACTGTACTTTTGTGATGTATGTGGCATATCCTGTGTTGAAGAATATCTCTTGAATAACCACATGAAAATTCACACAGGAGAAAGAccgtatatttgtgatatatgtggtaaagATTTTGTGAAAAAATCTCAGTTGAAGAAACATTCAGAAATACACAGCAGTGACAGCCTctttcactgtgatatttgtggcaagAATTTTGTCCATGCATCTTCTTTAAAGAAGCACATACGAGtgcatactggagaaaaaccgttCCAGTGTAATGAGTGTGGGAAAGAATTTGTGCAGAATTGTCATTTGAAACAGCACCAGAGacttcatactggtgagaaaccatttcattgtgaATTTTGTGGCAAAGACTTTGTACGAGGTTCTGATTTTAAGATCCATACTCGAagacatactggagaaaaaccattcaTTTGTAATATATGTGGGAAAGATTTTGTTGATGGATCTTCATTGAGAAGTCACATACGAATTCACACTGGGGAGCGACCATATCATTGTGAGATATGTGGTAAGGATTTTGTAATTTCCTCTTCgttaaagaaacatataaaaactcatactggagagaaattTCACTATTGTAAAATATGCAGAAAGAAATTTGTTCAAGCGTATTCTTTGAAAATCCACATGAAAGTTCACACTGGCGAAAGTGCATTTAAATGTGAAGTGTGTGGGAAAGATTTTCAGGAAAGTTATGATCTGAAAATGCATATGAAAATTCACACTGGTGAGAAAACTTTCCACTGCGATACTTGTGCTAAGGACTTCTTGCACGAGTTCTCGTTTAAGAGCCACATGAAAAAACACGAAGGAGAAAAACCAGTTGAAAGTGAGATGCGTGTAAGTGATTTTTACCAAATGTCCAACTTAGCGAATCATATGAGTAAATATACGAAGACTAAGATTTTCCATTGTGAAATATGTAGGGACGATTTTATGGAAGAATCTAGCTTGGCAAAGCACATAAAGATCCATACAGATGAAAAGCCATTTCAATGTAATTTATGTGGAAATGACTGTGTTGAAGCATCTATTTTGAAAATTCATATCCAAGGCCACTTGGAAGATAAACCTCTCATTTGTAAAACCTGTGGAGATGAGTTCCTCTTTGAATGTGACTTAGAAAAACATGTTGAAATGCATGTATGA